The window CAAGCCTCAATCTGCCAAGGGCATTGTGCACTATCTCTTGTCTGTCAGCTACAAAGAGCATCATGTCTCCTTCTTCTGCACCAAGTCTATCGGCCATCTGCCTCATAATACCCTCAGGAAAGAATTTTGTTATGGGTGAATCAAAACCATTCTTTATCTTGATCCAGGCAAGTCCTTTTGCACCAAAGGATCTTGTCTCCTCTGTCAAAAGATCTATCTCCTTTCTTGAAAGTCCTGCCATTCCCTTTCCTCTTATTGCCTTAACCCTTCCTCCACTGTTTAGGGCATCAAGAAATACCTTGAACTCTCCGGCCTTAGCAAGGTCTCCTACATCCACTAACTCAAGACCAAAACGGGTATCTGGCTTGTCACTTCCATATCTTTCCATTGCTTCATTAAAAGTCATTCTTGGAAAGGGTATCTGGATATCTATGCCAAGAACCTTTTTAAATACATCTTTAAGAAGTCTTTCTATAAGAGAAAGAATATCCTCTGTCTCCGCAAAGGAAAGCTCCATATCAACCTGTGTGAATTCTGGCTGCCTGTCTGCCCTTAGGTCCTCGTCCCTGAAACACCTTGCAATCTGAAAATATTTTTCAAATCCTGATATCATGAGTATCTGCTTGAATAACTGTGGAGACTGGGGAAGTGCATAGAATGTGCCTGGATTAAGTCTGCTTGGAACAAGAAAATCTCTGGCTCCCTCTGGTGTGGATTTTGTAAGCATGGGTGTTTCTATCTCGAGAAATCCCTCGCTGTCAAGAAAATCCCTTATGGCCTTTGTTACTCTGTGGCGGAGTATTATGTTTTTCTGAATTTCAGGTCTTCTGAGGTCCAGATATCTATATTTTAGCCGCAGGGACTCTCCTGCCTCTTGTGCCTCGTCAATCTGGAAAGGAAGTGCCTGAGATTCGCTAAGTATCTTTAATTCATCTGCATAGAGCTCAATGCTGCCTGTAGGAATTTCAGGATTCTCTGTGCCTGGAGGTCTATTTCTTATCTCTCCCTTTACTTTAATGACGAATTCAGACCTTAGCTCATGAGCAAGCTCATGGGCTTCTCTAGAGACCTGGGGACTGAATACTACCTGAATAATACCACTCCTGTCCCTCAG of the Thermodesulfovibrionales bacterium genome contains:
- the aspS gene encoding aspartate--tRNA ligase, with the protein product MYKDKECADIKESDIGRRLTLSGWVFRRRDHGGLIFVDLRDRSGIIQVVFSPQVSREAHELAHELRSEFVIKVKGEIRNRPPGTENPEIPTGSIELYADELKILSESQALPFQIDEAQEAGESLRLKYRYLDLRRPEIQKNIILRHRVTKAIRDFLDSEGFLEIETPMLTKSTPEGARDFLVPSRLNPGTFYALPQSPQLFKQILMISGFEKYFQIARCFRDEDLRADRQPEFTQVDMELSFAETEDILSLIERLLKDVFKKVLGIDIQIPFPRMTFNEAMERYGSDKPDTRFGLELVDVGDLAKAGEFKVFLDALNSGGRVKAIRGKGMAGLSRKEIDLLTEETRSFGAKGLAWIKIKNGFDSPITKFFPEGIMRQMADRLGAEEGDMMLFVADRQEIVHNALGRLRLELGRRLNLIKEGFYFTWIVDFPLLEWNPDEKRFQAMHHPFTSPVDADIDKLFSIKEEDMKRPDSVLSMIKAKAYDIVLNGYELGGGSIRIHKPEVQAQVFRILGIEEEEARLKFGFLIEALKYGAPPHGGIALGLDRLLMIMAGANSIRDVIAFPKTQKGVCLMSGAPSPVEPKQLKELHIKTEV